The DNA segment TTCTTATACTCAAGGAAAATGAACTGACGTCGTATGATTGAAGAAAGTctggttaagaaaaaaaatgtctaaaaaagttaaattattccAATAGAATTggtaaaatttaaatcaaacgaACTATTTGATTATTCATCTTAAGTAGTTTAGATTCAAATGCAAACAAATTGTAATTGTAAGAAAACTTTATGTCAAGGTGGGAGAGTTAAGAGTGGAAATGAGTCAAGTCAAGTTTTATTAGGCTTTAGTTGAATATGTAAAGTTTAAGTTTGGCTTATGATCTGTTAtagggtttttttttcaaatggttAGCTTAACTTACATAAAAGTCTGATTTAGCCGACCAGTCTATTTAAAAATTTGCTTAAAAATGTCTttgatcaattaattattttaaaacatagtgaaatactaactaaaaaaacttataaaattccgtataagtaatgtacaactcgaaaaataattgataaacaaaatcatattgaattcaagtcgttaaaacacaaagtatatcaaaagaaaatggaaaaaatagagtataataataaaaaatgtatggattagagatgatttatactaatatagccaaacaaaaatatttaaattgtctgaaaatttatttacaaaccaTTATTTTCCTTTGAAGTATTAATCTGATTGCATTGTCTTTTTAACTTGAgtctctttctttttgaaaatttttcacaTGTAGATAATCATCATCGTTAATTTGTCACTTACaattaacaagttttttttatagtttgggTTTAGCCttttcatcttaaaaaaaatttaaaaaaatttgagctTGTCCTTAAACAAGCCGAATCGCCTTAAATAGATCGAACCAAATGCCCATGACTCATTTCATAGTAGGAAAACTTTTATATAAGAGCATTATAGGATTGcttaagagtattttttttaatgatttttacgTTCTTCTTCAGACTTAAAACTCtgcatattattaatttttttccaatgaTAAACATTGTATGAGTAGCTTATATGAGCCTCCGAAATAtagtttttattgtttaaaaatggTTAAGGAAAGTTGTTTATACAATTAACATTACGTAGTCCACTTCGATGATAAATATTGTCGAATAAATTTGCTTCATTCGAAACAAATTACAATCATTGTTAGTAATGGTATCAGAGATTATATAAGTGTCacacataattatatatatatataatttaaatacaaatttggatagataaaattattataaaaaattaaatattcttttaaatatttaaagcaGTTACAAtgcaaaaacttttttttaaggcaCAATACCGAAACTTGATTTAGAGACTAATGGTTAAATTAGAATATTACATATGATTTAAGGATTAAATcttataactatatatatgtgatgtaattaatgaagaaaattattaattttatgttaattattagACTCGAATCTTGtgaatcaaaaaaataattattatgttaatgGTTAGAATGGGTTTAAGGTGACTCCAACTAATGGTTCATCATGTCCCTTAAAATCTTAATGGTATTTATTGATATAAATCAATTCAACAAGTTGGATAATTTGAATCGAGTCAATTAAGTTGGTTTGAATTATTGTTATATAAGATCCAACACAAATTGAATCAGATAAAATTAGATGATGCTTGATCTagcttattttttacttaaaacttaattctaagtaaaaaaaaaaatatagaacttAAAAGTTCATTTTAAGTTAAAGTTGtttggtaattttttaaaatgttagttttatttaaaattatttacgggtctaataaaaaactataaaataaaaaacagttcaaaattattttaacttacaTGAATTTAGTTTAATGATAAaagatcaaaaagaaaaaatattaaagtacaagcaattaaaaaattaatttttagacaggccgaaataaataaacattgagaattttagattttgtttttgaaaaaatagtaaaaaaggattaaaattagtgaaaatcTCTCAAGAAAACTCTGCATAAGCAGGTGAAAAATAGCTCGAAAGAGCTTTTTCTCAAAACTATTTTGTATAAAAGTTTACACTATAAAACAAATCACTTAAAATTTAAGAACTTTTGTATAAATATTGTTGGACCTAAGTTctaattttaagaagaaaaactaaaattaagttGGGCCTAACACACCcaatatcttttattattttgtagcTTAAATCACTTAATTTTGTGTgtcattttgattatttttctaTGCCTTTTAGTTAAACTTCAGGCCCCCACTTCAGTTTTCTACTTTTCCTTTCATCCTGAGACCTCCTTGACACTTTCATTTCGTCGCATAACCCTTAAGGCGCCGCACACACCGGCACGGCCTCCCTCCCTCGCGAGTCTCACCGCCATCGTTAATCACGGTTGTCGTCGGAGCTCTCGTAGTTGCTCCTCACAGTCCCAGGTGTGTTCCCTTTTTCTGTCTCTCTATCTTTTGTGGTAAGCTTTGATTGGCTCCTCCCGACCGCATAGGTTCGCATGTTGCGCCCCACAGGAGCCAGGTCCTGGGCTGAAATCACGTTCAGTTTCAGGAACTGAACGGTGCCAAGATTtgagacattttttttctaatttctatatatatatatatatatatatatatatatatatatacatatatgaatTAGGTAGCTAGCGATGCAATGCAGGCAATGAAATTGGTTATTGGATGCATGGGGATGTGGTGGTGATGGGATTGCATTATTTGAGTTTGTAGGAGCGGACGTATTTTTTGTAGAGTTTGTCGGCGGTTTTGGAGCGTTTGAGGGGTCGGATCCAAGAGAAGATGGAGGAGATGCGGCTGCGAGTGCGGGGAGGGGTGGCACTCGCAgtattggtggtggtggtggtggaccAGGGAGGGCGTGACATGAAGAGGCAAAAACCCAAACCCTAACGACACCTAATCAGAGGGGCCATTCATTTGTTTTCAAAGCGTTGGTTCTCAGTTCTCACCGCTGTTTTCGCTTAACTCCTTAATAATCTAAAACCACCAAACCATATTGTATTACAGACcctctccttcctttttttagAATGCATGCATAGACCACTAGACACACATCTTAATTTCTTCCAACTGCCAAACAAGGCTTCGGCAGGGTGGGGTAAATGGATAACTAAGATCATATGATGATTCagtcataaattttataatatttatattttttttctctctaagtaTCTTTTAACACCAGTGTTATTTTAGATTGTCAAAAATTGTGGCAAATCATGGAAAATACTGCGGGCCATAACGATGATAGCAAGCAAAAGTAAGTTTGTTTAATTATCTCTCTTCGTGCTTGAACATGCATCAATTTTTCAAATACACAAACAATAAATTGGAGCCTTGTTAGTTCAATTCATTCAGCCTCTTTACCCATTTATTGGGTTTGCAGAGAAGCGCCTAAGCTTGCGGCGTTGTTGAAAGAAATGAAGGAAGGACTTGATACTGTAAGGCGTAAAATTCAATCTTTAACTGCCACGGTGAGTAATGAGTTGCACTTTTTTgcttcaactatttttttttttttataaaaaacaacaacattcATAAACGCTTTCTGATATTGACTTTATCTTCAAATTCATAATAGTGGTTACGCTAGCTTTCATATTAAATTTTCggttataattaaatatcattgaTGAATGATGATATATGCTTACCCTAGTAACAACGAGTAATTTGATTTATATTGCGTCTTGACCTGTCTTTTATGCCAGGTGAAAGAAGGCCAATATCCTACAGCAGATGGATTTAGTTATCTTGAAGCTAAAAATTTGCTGCTTTTGAATTATTGTCAATCCcttgtttattatttattgcgGAAGGCTAAGGGATTATCAATAGAAGATCATCCTGTTGTTCGAAGTGTTGTAGAGATAAGATTGTTTTTGGAAAAGGTCTGGTTTCATCCTTTTATGTGTCTATCCTCAAGggttacatgtgtatgtttatATAGTATAATGTGAGTTAGACATTTGACATTGTGGTTCCCATTGCAGATTCGGCCAATTGACAAGAAACAACAATACCAGATCCAGAAACTAATACAAGCTAGTGAAAATGCAACCAGAAGTGATATTCAAAACAAGGAGCCAGTTGCATCCAATAAGAGCGAGGACGTGTCAAAGTATCGTCCCAATCCTGACATGCTTGTTAGCAAAGTAGACCTAACCTTGCAggtgagtgtatgtgataatgTAGTGTAAAGTTTGGTATGCTGTAGGGTGGTAAGATCAAGCCgaaaatattttcctttgccTATCTCAAATAATATATCTATGCTGTAGGATGGCAATGAGTATTATCAACCTGTAAAATTTGCGCCTACTTCTATGGATCTAGAGAGATCTTCAAAGTATGAAAGAAATGCCTTgcgaagagaaaaagaaattctGAAACAAGCTAAGCAGAGTGATTATATTAGGACATTGATGAATGATATGGAGGAAAAACCTGAAGAGGTAATGTTATTTTGAGTGTTGAATCATAATGATTTAATGAGTTTATGTAATGATTTGTTTTGGCTGCTCACTACACTACGCAGATAAGAGATTTTGAGGGAGCTAGCAGAGAAGTTGATAGATATATTGCCAAGATGGACGAACGTGCTCGGCAAGAGGAGGAGCTGTTCACGCGTGTTCCTCTTACGAAACAGGAGAGGAAACGAGAAAAGTACttgaagaaatcaagaaatgGGTATGGGGAAGTGCTTGGAATGTTTTCCTGATATTTCTAGtcttaaaatgtattaaatatgtgataacatttttatttaaattaatactttttctttttccacttAGCATTTGTATTTATTCTATTTCAGGTTGCAAGGTCTAACAGAAAGTTTCTATGATGAAATCAAAACATTACCCTTTGGTGATAAAACTGGAGAGCAAGTAATGGGCTCTAGTAATGGTGGTAGAACAAACAATAGACTGAAGAAGCGAAAGGCatgcactttttatactttgaAATTGTTATGTggaaattataaattacttatTTGGACTTCATATATGAAATTTTGTTCAAGTTGAACTATGTTAAATGTGATTTACGTACTATTGCATCTGCTTTGCAAGTGCAAACCTAATTATTTGATGGTAGCCTTCCACATAATCTGTCAATTGTGTGAAACAAACAATCCAGTTAAATAAACAGTATATCTTATATCATTTGGATTATGCAGATTCAATGTTCTATAATTTGAAGTTATGGAATATTTATTCTTTGAGATAATCCCTTGCCGTCTAGCCTCATGGCTACTCATTGGAATCTTAGATTATCTTAGCTAACAAAGTTTTATTTGGAtccttttttttgtataaattcaTGTCCTGGTATTTTCTTGTCTCTATGGAGTAAGTCTGTTGATTATTTTGTCAAACATTTTTTTGCCATGTTCAAAACCAATTTCTGGTCATGGGGAATATGTATGCACAGTTGTTTACAAATTGTTTTGAGCTATGTGTTTtacaaagtaataaaaaaataattctatgaTATCATAATAagaaatacaatttaaaatgcCCTTTGAAAAATTGAATTCCTTCCGTCAACAGATAACCACTTTTCCTTACCTTATGTTTGTCTGACAATTTTAATTgcaaaaggaaggaaaagaaatatTGTCTCAAGCCGTGGCTTTTTCCCTTTTTAGTGTGTGCATTATGTAACTGGCTGGGTTGAATTGTAGAGTACTGTTGTAGGGAACTAACAATTTTGACTTCTTTGCAGAGGAAAcattaaaggaagaaaaattgGGTTTTGAGCTAAA comes from the Glycine soja cultivar W05 chromosome 6, ASM419377v2, whole genome shotgun sequence genome and includes:
- the LOC114415278 gene encoding neuroguidin-like isoform X1 — encoded protein: MHRPLDTHLNFFQLPNKASAGWDCQKLWQIMENTAGHNDDSKQKEAPKLAALLKEMKEGLDTVRRKIQSLTATVKEGQYPTADGFSYLEAKNLLLLNYCQSLVYYLLRKAKGLSIEDHPVVRSVVEIRLFLEKIRPIDKKQQYQIQKLIQASENATRSDIQNKEPVASNKSEDVSKYRPNPDMLVSKVDLTLQDGNEYYQPVKFAPTSMDLERSSKYERNALRREKEILKQAKQSDYIRTLMNDMEEKPEEIRDFEGASREVDRYIAKMDERARQEEELFTRVPLTKQERKREKYLKKSRNGLQGLTESFYDEIKTLPFGDKTGEQVMGSSNGGRTNNRLKKRKRKH
- the LOC114415278 gene encoding neuroguidin-like isoform X2; this translates as MENTAGHNDDSKQKEAPKLAALLKEMKEGLDTVRRKIQSLTATVKEGQYPTADGFSYLEAKNLLLLNYCQSLVYYLLRKAKGLSIEDHPVVRSVVEIRLFLEKIRPIDKKQQYQIQKLIQASENATRSDIQNKEPVASNKSEDVSKYRPNPDMLVSKVDLTLQDGNEYYQPVKFAPTSMDLERSSKYERNALRREKEILKQAKQSDYIRTLMNDMEEKPEEIRDFEGASREVDRYIAKMDERARQEEELFTRVPLTKQERKREKYLKKSRNGLQGLTESFYDEIKTLPFGDKTGEQVMGSSNGGRTNNRLKKRKRKH